One part of the Vicia villosa cultivar HV-30 ecotype Madison, WI linkage group LG6, Vvil1.0, whole genome shotgun sequence genome encodes these proteins:
- the LOC131612800 gene encoding chloroplast stem-loop binding protein of 41 kDa b, chloroplastic, translating into MARLVAFQQNQLSFPPLASSFSDFNGTRLQTHIQLKRKTRQPKASFYVSASSTKKILIMGGTRFIGVFLSRQLVKEGHQVTLFTRGKAPITQQLPGESDTDFADFSSKILHLKGDRKDYDFVKSSLSAEGFDVVYDINGREAEEVEPILDALPNLEQFIYCSSAGVYLKSDLLPHAEIDAVDPKSRHKGKLETESLLQSKDVNWTSIRPVYIYGPLNYNPVEEWFFHRLKAGRPIPIPGSGIQITQLGHVKDLATAFLKVLGNDKASKQIFNISGDKYVTFDGLARACAKAGGFPEPELIHYNPKDFDFGKKKSFPFRDQHFFASVEKAKSVLGLEPEYGLVEGLTDSYNLDFGRGTFRKEADFSTDDIILGKSLVNV; encoded by the exons ATGGCTAGATTGGTGGCATTCCAACAGAATCAACTATCTTTCCCTCCTTTAGCTTCCTCTTTTTCTGATTTCAATGGAACAAGACTTCAAACTCACATTCAG TTGAAAAGAAAAACACGGCAGCCAAAAGCATCTTTTTATGTCTCAGCATCAAGCACAAAGAAAATCCTCATCATGGGAGGTACTAGATTCATTGGTGTGTTTTTGTCTAGACAACTTGTCAAAGAAGGTCACCAg GTAACTTTATTTACAAGAGGAAAAGCACCTATCACTCAACAATTGCCAGGTGAATCAGAcactgattttgctgatttttcttcAAAG ATCTTGCATTTGAAAGGAGACAGGAAGGACTATGATTTTGTAAAATCTAGTCTCTCAGCAGAAGGATTTGATGTTGTTTATGACATAAATG GACGAGAGGCGGAAGAAGTTGAGCCAATACTTGATGCTCTCCCTAATCTTGAACA GTTCATTTACTGTTCTTCTGCTGGTGTCTATCTGAAATCTGATTTATTACCTCACGCCGAG ATTGATGCAGTTGACCCTAAGAGCAGGCACAAGGGAAAGCTTGAAACAGAGAGTTTGTTGCAATCAAAGGATGTTAATTGGACTTCTATAAGGCCAGTTTACATTTATGGCCCTTTGAACTACAACCCTGTTGAAGAGTGGTTCTTCCACCGATTGAAAGCCGGTCGCCCGATTCCTATTCCCGGCTCAGGAATACAGATAACACAACTTGGTCATGTTAAG GATTTGGCGACAGCTTTTTtgaaggttcttggaaatgataaAGCCAGCAAGCAGATATTCAACATCTCAGGAGACAAATATGTCACATTTGATGGACTAGCAAGAGCATGTGCTAAG GCCGGTGGGTTCCCTGAACCCGAGCTCATTCACTACAATCCTAAAGACTTTGATTTCGGGAAAAAGAAGTCATTTCCCTTTCGCGACCAG CATTTCTTTGCATCAGTGGAGAAAGCAAAGAGTGTGCTTGGGTTGGAACCTGAATATGGGCTTGTAGAAGGTCTTACAGATTCGTATAACCTCGATTTCGGTAGAGGAACTTTCCGCAAAGAGGCTGATTTTTCAACCGATGATATAATTCTTGGCAAGAGTCTTGTTAATGTATGA
- the LOC131610532 gene encoding AP-3 complex subunit mu-like, whose translation MLQCIFLLSDSGEVILEKQLTGHRVDRSICNWFWDHAISQPDSFKQQPVVASPTHYLFQVFREGITFLACTQVEMPPLMAIEFLCRVADVINDYLGGLNEDSIKDNFVIVYELLDEMIDNGFPLTTEPNILQEMIAPPNIVSKVLSVVTGNSSNVSDTLPGSTASCVPWRTADPKYANNEVYVDLVEQMDATINRDGVLVKCEINGEVQVNSHITGLPDLTLSFVNPSLLDDVRFHPCIRFRPWESNQILSFVPPDGQFKLMNYRVRKLKSTPIYVKPQLTSDGGTCRLSVMVGMRNDPGKTVDSVSVQFQLPPCILSADLTSTHGTVNILSNKTCTWSIGRIPKDKAPSMSGTLVLETGMERLHVFPTFQVDFRIMGVALSGLQIDKLDLKTVPYRFYKGFRALTRAGEFEVRS comes from the exons ATGTTGCAGTGCATTTTCCTTCTCTCCGATTCCGG AGAGGTAATTCTCGAGAAACAACTCACCGGTCACCGTGTTGATCGCTCCATTTGTAACTGGTTCTGGGATCACGCCATTTCTCAACCCGATTCCTTCAAA CAACAACCTGTGGTTGCTTCTCCTACGCATTATCTTTTTCAAGTTTTTCGTGAAGGGATCACTTTTTTGGCTTGTACTCAAGTTGAAATGCCGCCTTTAATGGCTATTGAG TTCCTTTGTAGGGTTGCTGATGTGATCAATGATTATCTTGGGGGATTGAATGAAGATTCGATTAAAGATAACTTTGTTATTGTCTATGAG CTGCTGGATGAAATGATAGACAATGGGTTCCCACTAACTACAGAACCTAATATCCTGCAAGAGATGATAGCTCCGCCAAATATTGTTAGCAAAGTTTTGAGTGTTGTGACTGGGAACAGCTCCAATGTGAGTGACACACTTCCTGGGAGTACAGCATCTTGTGTTCCTTGGAGAACGGCTGATCCTAAGTATGCCAATAATGAAGTTTATGTAGATCTTGTTGAACAAATGGATGCAACAATAAACAG GGATGGTGTTCTGGTGAAATGTGAGATCAATGGCGAGGTTCAAGTAAACTCCCACATCACAGGTCTACCTGATTTAACTCTTTCATTTGTGAATCCTTCACTCCTTGATGATGTGAGGTTCCATCCCTGTATTAGATTTCGGCCTTGGGAATCCAATCAAATTCTTTCATTTGTGCCTCCTGATGGACAATTTAAGCTAATGAATTACAG AGTTAGGAAATTGAAGAGCACCCCAATATATGTAAAGCCACAGTTGACTTCAGATGGTGGGACATGTCGTCTTAGTGTAATGGTTGGCATGAGAAACGATCCTGGAAAGACAGTTGACTCTGTTAGCGTTCAGTTTCAGCTTCCTCCTTGCATCTTATCTGCCGATCTGACTTCAACTCATGGAACAGTAAACATTCTTTCTAACAAG ACATGCACTTGGTCCATTGGTCGGATCCCAAAGGATAAAGCCCCTTCAATGTCTGGAACACTAGTGCTCGAGACTGGTATGGAACGCCTTCACGTCTTTCCTACATTTCAAGTGGATTTTAGGATTATGGGTGTTGCCCTCTCTGGTCTGCAAATAGACAAACTGGATCTGAAAACTGTACCCTACCGTTTCTACAAAGGCTTTCGAGCTCTTACCCGAGCAGGTGAATTTGAAGTCAGGTCATAG
- the LOC131610533 gene encoding psbP domain-containing protein 1, chloroplastic-like: MANTITTTSFLTPFHFHSPRCSIPTPNSAKAFTVPRRKAISLIFSTYILSDIGTSLAQQPQQQPRRFREYVDTFDGYSFNYPSNWIQVRGAGADIFFRDPYILDENISVEVSSPSSSKFKTVEDLGPPEEAGKKVLGQYLTEFMSTRIGVKRESSILNTSSRVADDGKLYYQVEANIKSYASNNELAVMPQDRVVRLEWDRRYLSVLGVENNQLYELRLQVPENVFLEEENELRRVMESFRANKVLR; the protein is encoded by the exons ATGGCCAACACAATCACAACGACAAGTTTTCTCACACCGTTTCACTTTCATTCCCCTCGCTGTTCCATTCCCACACCCAATTCG GCTAAAGCTTTTACAGTTCCGAGGAGAAAAGCAATATCCTTAATCTTCTCAACTTACATTCTCTCCGACATTGGTACATCATTAGCCCAACAGCCACAACAACAACCCCGTAGGTTCCGAGAATATGTCGACACATTTGATGGCTATTCGTTTAACTACCCATCTAATTGGATTCAAGTTCGAGGTGCTGGTGCTGATATTTTCTTCAGGGATCCTTATATTCTTGATGAGAATATTTCGGTTGAAGTTTCTTCACCTTCGTCTTCGAAATTCAAGACTGTGGAAGACTTGGGTCCACCAGAAGAAGCTGGGAAGAAAGTTCTTGGTCAGTATCTTACTGAGTTTATGTCAACTAGAATTGGTGTTAAACGGGAGTCTAGTATTCTTAACACTTCTTCTAGAGTTGCTGATGATGGTAAATTGTACTATCAAGTTGAG GCGAATATAAAGTCGTATGCTAGTAACAATGAGCTTGCTGTTATGCCACAAGACAGGGTGGTGCGTTTGGAATGGGATAGGAGGTACTTGTCTGTTCTAGGAGTTGAGAATAATCAACTGTATGAGTTGAGGTTACAGGTACCTGAAAATGTGTTTTTGGAGGAAGAGAACGAGCTTCGTCGAGTTATGGAGTCGTTTCGAGCGAATAAGGTTCTTCGTTAG